AATATGATTGTCCGTTATAATATCAGTCAGAATGACCACACACGTATTTTCCAATTCGATAGCAGCTACACCCCGTTAAATAACCAAATTTATAATAATACGTTCTATATTGGTTCTGGTTTGAGCACAAATATCACAACAGGAATTGGCGGAAGTAATCCGCTGAATTTTAAAAACAACATTGTCTACAACGCGGGCAGCGGCGGTTACATTGTTAAAGCGAATGATATCTATGATTATAATCTCTTTTATGGCAATCATCCTGCGAGCGAACCAGCGGATGCACATAAAATCACTTCAGATCCGCTTCTAGTCGCGCCGGGCACCGGAGGAATCGGATTAAGCTCGCTCGATGGCTATAAGCTCGGGTTCGGATCGCCGGCGCTGGGCTCCGGCACTGTCATCAGTAGCAATGGGGGAAGGGACTATTGGGGCAACGTAGTATCCGCTTCGGCTGCTCCAAATCGCGGGGCTTATAATGGCCCTGGCGTTTCGAACCCCGCTTTGGGGGTTTGGACGGCCGTGGATGATACCACGGTCAGGGACGGCAGTTACTCGGGAACGAACCAAAGCGGGTCGACGGCCACGGCAATTGACGTGAAAAGCGATGCAACGAGCTATAATCGGGAAGGGTATTTTAAGTTCGATTTCAGCGATTATGCTGGCGGAGTGATATCCGAAGCTACGGTTGTCCTAACGCCAACGGCAACGGGTACATCGGGCCTTCAGAATACCGTTGCGCTCGTCAGTGACAATAGCTGGAACGAGGGCACCCTGACATGGAATACGAAGCCGTCCTCAAGCACCGTGCTGGGCACCTATACCATGACAAGTGGAACCCCTGTGACTGTGGATATCACCGCGCAGGTGCAAGCGGCGCTATCCGCCGGCGGCAATAAGAAACTATCGCTTCGCGTATACAGCCCGGGACCTGTCGGCGAGACGTCCTACGTGAGCTATGCTTCCAGCGAAAATACCGATGCCAACTTGAGACCACAGCTGCAGATTACTGGTTTGATCGCATCGGACGATGCGACGGTGCGCGACGGCACCTATGCAGGATCGAACCAGGCAGGCGCTACTTCCACCACCGTTGAGACGAAGAACGACGCTACCAGCTATATGCGGGAAAGTTATTTTAAATTTAACTTTGGGGGATACAATGGCACCGTATCGTCGGCAACGATTACGCTGACGCCGACGGCAGTATCTGCTACTGGCCTTCAGAACGCTGTCGATTTAGTCAGCGACAATACATGGAGCGAGAGTACCATCACCTGGAATACGAAGCCGGCATCCAGCACGGTGCTGGGCACGTACACAGTATCGGGCGGTACGCCGATTACAATCAATGTTACCTCCCAAGTTCAGGCAGCCATGTCGAGTGGGAAGAAACTTTCCATTCGGGTTTACAGCGTTTCACCAGTGGGTTCGAATGGCGGAGCTTCCTATGCCTCCAGCGAGAATTCGACAGTCGTACAGCGTCCACTGCTGAAGATTACACCATAAAGGAACGAATAGCCCTTATCTTGCCTTGGCAAACATGCGTACGAATGCCGAACACAGCTTTTGTCAAACGTCTACAAGCTGGCACCTCCATCTTCGGACGAAATACGACTCAAGCAACGGAGTGAAGAGCTTTATACGAAGTATCCATTATGGGGGCGATTGCTTCCATCATAACGCTTAGACATCAACTTGCCAGTTTAGGTATTAAGGTTATCGAGTTTATACCGCCAATGCAGCAGAAGTTAATATAACTAATATTTGCCTTGCGAGAAATCGTAAGGCTCTTTAATTTTTAAAAAGGTTGCTCTTTGTAAGGAAGTGTTGTGACTTTATTATTCTATCAAGGATTGGATTTTGCCATATGTGCCTTGTGGAATAGTTTGTAAAAAGTACTTCAAAACTTATTTGTAATTCAGGGTTTTCACCTGAAAACACCACTTCAAAACTTAATTTGTAAATCGATTTTATAAGAAAAGCCAGCAAACTCTTGAGTTTGCTGGCTTCTTGCACTTCAGAACCTATTTGTCACCCAACATTATACTTATTTCACATTCCAATAAATTTAACTGCGAAAGCCCTGTATGAATGTAAGGGCATAGACCCGTCGAGCCATGGGATGGTGAACACCAAGGAGAAAGTGGAGTATGCGCGCAGGATAAAAACGAATGGAGAAAAGTTCCAAAGCGTTTCTTCTGTTCCCGCATAGTGAGATAAACCATTAAAAACCGAGGGACGGGCAGATTAGCGTGGTGCCATCTTGCTGGGTTTGGCTGCGGTTGAGAAATTGGATAGTAATGATTAGTTATAATCATTATTTCCTGCCGATAGATTAGAGCAGTATGTTACAGTATTTAATAGTGAACTCAGTTCTTGTTAAATGATAGCATAGGGGAACGTGAGTGGAAGCCAACACTAACCTGAGCGAAGACCGTCGGGTCATGGTGCTGGAAAGTGGGAAGTGGGAAGTGATTTCTCCCGACTCCACTGACTGAGAGTCCCACTCAAAATTAACTTCTTTTTATTCAAGCTCTTGCGACGCGGCGCGTCATGCGTTGGAGGCAATTCCCCGTCACTGGGTCTTATATAATCAAAAATATCACGACCTCTGCGGATGATAGTTAGTAAGCACTGGTTGTCAAGAGGAGGCGTGCATGATCAGGAAACAAAAAATTGTAGTGATAGGTGCAGGTATTGTTGGTGCATCAATGGCATATAACTTATCAAAACGGAATCAGGATGTTACTGTAATCGAGTGTAATTCAACAGCAGCATGTGAAGTAACTGGAAAATCTTTCGCTTGGATTAATTCGTCAGGTCGAGTTTCAAAAAAATTTCGACATCTATACGATGCAACATTAGCTGAATATCATTCATTAGAAAAAGATCTGCCTGATTTAAAGGTAAATTGGAACGGAGCACTGACATGGGGAGTACCTACAAATGTGGAGAAGTCTCATATACAAAAACTGAATCGGAAACAAATCATAGAATTAGAACCTAATTTGAAGGAATATCCAGAAGAGGCTGGCTTTGCTTATGGAGAAGGCGCAGTAGATCCGGTATTAACAACAAAGCTTTTGTTAAAAAAAGCAGAAGAAAATGGAGCCAATATACTTTTCGATACAAAAGTTACGCAAATAAAAAAAGAGAGTTCTAATGTTGTTGGTGTTTACACCTCAATTGGTTTTATAGAATCAGATATTATTGTATTAGCTACTGGTGCAAATTTACCCGAGCTCTGTAAACCATTAGGCTTCGATGTTCCTGTTGCTCCTTCGCCTTCAATCATAATTCGCATGAAATCAAAAGAAAAGTTAATTCATACTTTAATTTCTAATTCAAAATTTGAAGCAAGACAACTAACAAATGATATTATAATAGCTGCGGAAGATTATATAGATGAGTCTGAAGAAAACGGGCCAGAAACAATCGGAAAAAGAGCTTTTGAAACCCTTCGCCACCATTTAAATGGAGGTGAGAATTTGGAGTTGGAAAGTATCAAGGTAGGATGGAGACCTATGCCAGAAGACGGTTACCCTATTGTTGGATTTCATGAACAGATAGGAGGTCTATATCTTTCAGTTATGCATTCAGCCATTACGCTAGCTCCTATTGTTAGCCGCTTGGCTGCAAATGAGATTATAGACGACGTGAAGATGAATGAATTGGAATGTTGCAGATTATCTAGATTCATCGTCGAAGACATGACTTCTGTACCCCTGAAAAGCGACCTTGATGAATGAACTCTATTATTGACGTTTCATATTTTGAAAACATCGCCTGAACAACGAAAAAGGGCGGTGTTTTTTTTCTTTGTCACCCAACATTATTTATCGGGTGACAATTAAGTTTTGAAGTAGACTAGTAAGCGTTCATTTCAGAAGAACGTACCCATGGCTGTTTCGATGGAAATCCCCTATTTCGGTCTCGTCAAGCCCCGGTAGATTTCGATACCGGGGCTTGCTTTCATTGCATTGTATTGCGAAACTCCTTGGGAGAAATGCCACAGTGGTTTTTAAAAGCCCGCGAGAAATGATAAGGGTTGCTGTAACCGACCTTTTCCGAAATTTCATGGATGCGCAAAGCGGGGTCCTTCAAGAGTTTTTGCGCTTCCTCCATGCGTATCTTGGTCAGATAAGCGGTAAAGGTCAACCCCATCCGTTCTTTAAACAGCTTGCTGAAATAAGAGTAGTTCATGGATACCCGATTTGCCACCTCTGCAAGTTGAATTTCGCGATAGAAATGCTGCCGAACGTATGATATCGCATCGCCAATGACGACTCCCTCCAAGTTCGTGCTTTCGGATACAAGCTGCTTGGCCGTATAGACATAACCTTTTAAATACTGGCGAAGGTCATGCAGGGTATGGAAGCTGGCGAATGCCTGAGCCTGCTCGTTTTCTTCAAAGATGAGGCGGCTATTGAAATGCCGATGAATTCCCGTCATTAAGAGATCGAAGACGGCCTCCAACTGCTCTAGAGATATTCGCTCAACCAGACTATCGGGCAGCCAACGATCGATCCAAAGATGGATACGCTCCAATTGAAGTGTTTCAACAGATTGCCGGAGCTCATCAATATCTTTGCGGGCGGGAAGCCACTCTTCCTGTCGTTTTGGAGGCTCATTCAGATACAGCACCGTGTCAGGCTCCCGCAAAATCCGGTAAGACATGGCAAGCTGTGCTTGCCTGTATAGCTGCGGCAAATCCTTTAATCCTCCGATCTTACTGACGGAAACGACGGGCTTATCCGAGCTATCCAGGCTCAGCTGTTCAATCGTCTCACGAAGCAGGGCGTTAAACGCGTCCAAGGGGAGCGTTTCAGCCAAGTTGAAAACAGCATAAACCTTCCCCTGCGTATCGTGAAAAGCAAGTGTTTGAAGCTGGGCTGTGTATCCGGATGCACGAATTGACTGATTCAAGCATGCATCGGTGCGTGCCAGCTCTCTTGTGCTGAAGGCCGCTTCACCCATGCTGAATAAACCAACGGCAAAGGAAGGATGGACAAAGAAACATTCGAGCATATGCCACGACTCCAGCATGTCTGGAAGGTCATGCGTGTCAGTCACGAGAGAGGGAGGCTGCAGGAGGCGTTCATCTTTCTCAGCAGCGGCGTTCAGCAGCAAATTCAGTCTAGCAGCGAGCAAGGTTTGCTTATCCTGCTGGTTTCGCTCCAACGCGAGGGCTTGGCGGCTGTCCGCTTCGATGGCGGCGATGGCTGCCTGCACTTGGCCCGCCAGCTCTGCGGAGCTGGCGGGCTTCAGCAGATAGTCAAGCACGCCGTATTTAAAAGCTTCCCGAACATAGCTATAATCGTCATGCCCGCTCAGCATGATAAATTTCGTTAGCGGCAGCTGCTGGGAGAGCTGTCGAATCAGCTGAATGCCGTCCACTTCTGGCATGCGCATATCGGTGATAATAATATGCGGCTTTATCTCCTCGGCAGCTTTAAGCCCTTGCAGGCCTCCGTAGGCGACATTGATTTTTCCCACAACTGGTAAGCCAGCCCGTTCCAGCTTAGCTTTGACCCCATCACCTATCAATTCCTCGTCATCAATGATTAACACACTATACATGGCTGTCTTCCTCTCTGGCATTGTAAGGAATGGTTAGAATCGTTTCGGCATATTGGCCTGGCACACTGTCGAGTCGAATGGAATAGTCCTCTCCGTAATACAGCTTCAATCTTTCGTTGATATTGCCAAGACCAATGCTCTCCCTGAGAGGGCTGCTGCTTGGGGTATAGGCAGACGTACGAAACCGTTCATTTAGTTCAAGCAGCCGCCGGGGTGCTATGCCAGGGCCGTTGTCATGGATGGACAGCCGAATAGTGTTGTCCGGCTGCAGCGAGATGTCAAGCTCGATGCGCAGGGTTTCTTGCTGCGGGAAACCGTGCTTGATGCTGTTCTCAACGATGGGTTGCAGAATAAAGCGAATGATCTGAAAGGGAAGAAGCGTGTCAGGCACGCGAATGCCTAATTCGATATTGTCGCCATACTTGATCTTCTGCAAGTTCATATACTGTTCCAAGTAGCGGATTTCCGCTTCCAGTGTTGTAAAACGGAACTGATTGTCCATGTTGTACCGCATCATTTTCCCAAAATCGGCCATGGCATCCGAAACGTCAAATTGGCCGGCAAGCTCCATCTTGGCGCTGAACATATCCAGGGTGTTGTAGATGAAATGCGGGTTGATCTGGGACTGGAGCGCGATGAACTGGGCATCTTTGTGCATTGTTTCCTGGCGGATCCGATCTTTCATTAGCACGGTGATCTTATTTAACAGTAGGTTAAATTTCTCGGTGATCACCCCGAATTCATCCTGCCGATCGTTCGGAATGGGCTCGAAGCCAGATTCAATGGCATGTGCCATCTGCCCAATGCTCGTTTTCATTTTTCTTAAAGCGAACTTCAGCACTGAATAAAAAGCAAACAATAGTAAAACCATTGCCGTGAGGAAGGCGAGATTCGTCACCACCTGAAGAGAGCCGAACGATCTTGGCAGTGTAATCGTCATCAGCATGGATAAGTCGAGTCCCTTTAGCGGCTCCGAAATGAATAGCTGGTTATTGTGAATGACGTAGCTTCCAGATGGAGGAGGCTTGAGCGATGGAGCGCGATCAGTTGCACCTGATCCTTCAGGAAAACGAATGCGGCCTTGGGCATCCATGAGGACAATATGCCGGTTGCTTTCTGCTATTCGTGCGATAGGATCAAGCAGATCGCTTGGCCGCACATCGACAAGGCTAAAACCGAGATCACGGTCTTCCAGGGAGATTATTTTCTGCATATACCCGAACGTTTCTCCAAGCTCCTGGCTTTGGCGAATCACCCACAGGGACTTTTTCTCATCATGTTTGAAGGTATCATACCAAGGCTCCTGTATCGCTTTCGTTTCATGGTAAAAGGCCCCGAATCCTTCCGGAATCGTTTCGTTGCTCATATACACCGATATTTTCTCTGTATTGATTTTTTGGAACAGCATGGCGTAATTAATGAGCGGTACGGCATAGCTGAAATAGTCATCTAAGGAATTATTGGCTTGCGAGTAGGGGGCAGCCAGAAATTGCTGCAAGCGATAATTGTACGTGATGCTGTTGCTAACGCTTTCAATGAGTTCGATTTTGTTCTCAATCGTAGATTTCACTTGCTTCAAGGTCATTTGCGAATTCGCAATCAACTGATCTCTCATGTAGCGTTGCGTTTGGTCGTAGGTATACAAGCCCAGCACGATGAAAGGCAGCAGAATCAGCAGGACAAAGGCGAGAGTCACTTTACTTTTGAGGCTCATGGTGTTCAGATAGCGGCGCAATGGCAGACCTACTTTCCCGAGAGAAGTTGTTTTTTACCCTATTCGACAAGGTGTGTTAGAAACCTCCCTCGCTTCTTGCCCATCCAAAATGAAGGTATTAAAACAAAAATGAAGATATTTTTATAAGCGCTTACAGAACGTATAGTAGACGTATACCTCCGAAGTCGTTGGCAAGAGGCAAGCCGCAGTAAAGCGATTTCGGATCGAAAAAATGAAAACGTTATTTACGCAGATGCCAAGTTCAGTGAATAACGAGACAGGGGGCAAGAAGTGGAAAGAGCCGTAACGACAGATCGTCCCTTTCGCGCAGCAGGCAAAGCGGCTACTAGCCGCCATACAAGATGGAAAAGCCAGTTCGCCCTGCAAAGCATGGTATGGCCAGGGGTGCTGTTCCTGCTTATATTTTCCTACATTCCTATGTATGGAATTTTGATTGCGTTCAAGGATTATGATCTATTCTTAGGTGTGTCAGGTTCGCCTTGGGTTGGTTTGGCGCATTTTAGGGAATTCTTTACCGATGCTAATTTTATGAACGTGCTGCGCAATACGCTGGCCATGAATATCCTCGTTCTCATTTTTGGATTCCCGGCGCCAATCGTGTTCGCGCTGTTTCTGAACGAACTGACGACAGCGAAGTTCAAACGCTTTGTGCAAACGATTTCTTATTTGCCTCACTTCGTCTCTTGGGTCATCTTCGGCGGTTTAATTATGACCGTGCTGTCGCCCTCGAACGGGGTCATCAACATGATCTTGCTGCAGTTGCATCTCATCAATGAACCGCTCAATTTCATGGGCAAGCCGGAGTTATTCTGGTTCATCATGGTCGGGGCGGAGATGCTGAAGGGAATTGGTTGGGGAGCTATCATCTACATTGCGGCCATTGCCGGGGTCGATCAAGAGCTGTACGAAGCGGCCAAAATCGACGGTGCCGGCAGGTTTCAGCGCATGTGGTACATTACGGTGCCTAGCATCATGGGAACGATCGTCATTATGCTTATTTTCGCGGTTAGCTCGATTCTGAATACCGGTATTGAACAGATGCTGGTCATGCAGAATCCGCTGAACCTGAATGTCAGTGAAACGATTGACACTTACGTCTACAAGGTGGGGCTGCAGCAAATGCGATATTCCTACTCGACGGCAGTTGGACTTGCCAAATCACTGGTCGCGTTGATTCTGCTGATCGGCGCCAATCAAGTCACGCGTAAAATATCCGGCAACAGTCTGTTCTAACTTTACTCAGGAGGAGCTACTCATGAAAATCCGCTCAAGAGGAGATCAATGGTTTGATGCTTTCAACGTCTTCCTCATGCTGGCCGTCGTCGTCCTGACGCTTGCCCCCTTCTGGTTCGCGCTGGTCGGTTCATTAAATCAGGGAATCGATTATATGAGGGGAGGCGTCTACTTATGGCCACGCGAGTTTACACTCGCCAATTATATGTCGATTTTCTCAGATAACACGATTTACCATGCCTATTTCATCACGGTATCTCGCTCGCTTATAGGTACAATTCTTCACGTGGCATTTACTGCGCTGGTTGCTTATGGCATGTCGCGCAAAGCGTTGGCGGGGCGTAATGTGTATCTGATTATCATGCTGTTTACAATGTTTTTCTACGGAGGTTTGATCCCCACCTATTTGCTTTACAAAAAGCTCGGCTTGTTAAACAATTTCCTGGTTTACATTGTGCCGACGATGTTCAGTGTGTGGGATATGATTATTATCATGTCATTTTTCCGAACGATCCCGGAGTCGATTGTAGAATCCGCGAAGATCGATGGCGCTGGCGAATACCGCATTTTCCTGCAGCTCGTTCTTCCACTGACTAAGCCGGTTTTGGCTGCAATTGCGCTTTTCAACTGTGTGTATCATTGGAATGCCTATACGGATGCGCTGTTCTTTACAACCAAGGACTATCTTGAGCCTGTGCAGTTGTTTCTAAAGCGAATCGTGACCGATGCATCAGTCGCGCAGAAGTTCGGTGAGCAAGTAGCGGGGAGTATGCCGGAGGAAGCAAAGCAGATCAGCTCCGAAACCTTGAAGCTTGCTATGATGATGGCAACGACCGCTCCAATCTTAATTGTGTATCCGTTTCTCCAACGGTTTTTCGTCAAAGGCGTTTTAATTGGTTCTGTGAAAGGTTAGTCTGTGCAGCAAAAGCATGCAAGTGGGTTGCTTTTGCTGTACATTAACACTATATAGGCGTACATGAAGGGGAGGAAAACAAGTGCAAAATAGAAAGCGTTTTCACAAATCAGGAATTGTCTTAATGATGATTGGTTCGTTATTAGTAGGCTGCTCTTCCACAGGCGACAACCAAGGCAAGTCGTCTTCGGCGCCAACGTCGTCGGAAACGGCATCCGCTTCACCGAAAGCAGCAACAGAGGACAAGTCGCCGATCAAGATTACCTGGTTTGTCGATCAGGATTACTACAAGAAGAACTGGGATGCGGTCAACGATTTGCTGGATAAAATGATTACAGACGCTACCGGCATTTCAATCGATTTCACCTCAGGAAGCTCAGATAAGCTGAGCGCGATCATCGCAGCCGGGGACATTCCGGACGTAATTACG
Above is a genomic segment from Paenibacillus sp. HWE-109 containing:
- a CDS encoding carbohydrate ABC transporter permease; the protein is MKIRSRGDQWFDAFNVFLMLAVVVLTLAPFWFALVGSLNQGIDYMRGGVYLWPREFTLANYMSIFSDNTIYHAYFITVSRSLIGTILHVAFTALVAYGMSRKALAGRNVYLIIMLFTMFFYGGLIPTYLLYKKLGLLNNFLVYIVPTMFSVWDMIIIMSFFRTIPESIVESAKIDGAGEYRIFLQLVLPLTKPVLAAIALFNCVYHWNAYTDALFFTTKDYLEPVQLFLKRIVTDASVAQKFGEQVAGSMPEEAKQISSETLKLAMMMATTAPILIVYPFLQRFFVKGVLIGSVKG
- a CDS encoding cache domain-containing sensor histidine kinase, whose protein sequence is MRRYLNTMSLKSKVTLAFVLLILLPFIVLGLYTYDQTQRYMRDQLIANSQMTLKQVKSTIENKIELIESVSNSITYNYRLQQFLAAPYSQANNSLDDYFSYAVPLINYAMLFQKINTEKISVYMSNETIPEGFGAFYHETKAIQEPWYDTFKHDEKKSLWVIRQSQELGETFGYMQKIISLEDRDLGFSLVDVRPSDLLDPIARIAESNRHIVLMDAQGRIRFPEGSGATDRAPSLKPPPSGSYVIHNNQLFISEPLKGLDLSMLMTITLPRSFGSLQVVTNLAFLTAMVLLLFAFYSVLKFALRKMKTSIGQMAHAIESGFEPIPNDRQDEFGVITEKFNLLLNKITVLMKDRIRQETMHKDAQFIALQSQINPHFIYNTLDMFSAKMELAGQFDVSDAMADFGKMMRYNMDNQFRFTTLEAEIRYLEQYMNLQKIKYGDNIELGIRVPDTLLPFQIIRFILQPIVENSIKHGFPQQETLRIELDISLQPDNTIRLSIHDNGPGIAPRRLLELNERFRTSAYTPSSSPLRESIGLGNINERLKLYYGEDYSIRLDSVPGQYAETILTIPYNAREEDSHV
- a CDS encoding helix-turn-helix domain-containing protein codes for the protein MYSVLIIDDEELIGDGVKAKLERAGLPVVGKINVAYGGLQGLKAAEEIKPHIIITDMRMPEVDGIQLIRQLSQQLPLTKFIMLSGHDDYSYVREAFKYGVLDYLLKPASSAELAGQVQAAIAAIEADSRQALALERNQQDKQTLLAARLNLLLNAAAEKDERLLQPPSLVTDTHDLPDMLESWHMLECFFVHPSFAVGLFSMGEAAFSTRELARTDACLNQSIRASGYTAQLQTLAFHDTQGKVYAVFNLAETLPLDAFNALLRETIEQLSLDSSDKPVVSVSKIGGLKDLPQLYRQAQLAMSYRILREPDTVLYLNEPPKRQEEWLPARKDIDELRQSVETLQLERIHLWIDRWLPDSLVERISLEQLEAVFDLLMTGIHRHFNSRLIFEENEQAQAFASFHTLHDLRQYLKGYVYTAKQLVSESTNLEGVVIGDAISYVRQHFYREIQLAEVANRVSMNYSYFSKLFKERMGLTFTAYLTKIRMEEAQKLLKDPALRIHEISEKVGYSNPYHFSRAFKNHCGISPKEFRNTMQ
- a CDS encoding CBM96 family carbohydrate-binding protein — translated: MKQAYHQLTRLPAGFLALLLVVSLLLISWIPTTALANNSTYYVDSVSGSDSNNGLSSSAPWKTLAKVNATTYQPGDTILFKSGSVWSGQLHPLGSGTVGSPIVIDKYGTGSKPIINGDGLTGATLYFFNQQYWEINNLEVTNIAGSAGERYGVKVEAQDVGTYHHFYIKNMYIHDITGTNTDALKVTGGMLVMVSGTAVRTKWDDVLIEGNTVERADRTGISTGSSWGNNDGLGNFEPFTQLVIRGNQLNDIGGDGIVMRASIDGLIEYNVVNTAHARDTHYDAAIWPINSTRPVMQFNEAYNTKTSQDGQGFDCDYNLTGCTVQYNYSHDNEGGFLLIMGIGSIRNDNMIVRYNISQNDHTRIFQFDSSYTPLNNQIYNNTFYIGSGLSTNITTGIGGSNPLNFKNNIVYNAGSGGYIVKANDIYDYNLFYGNHPASEPADAHKITSDPLLVAPGTGGIGLSSLDGYKLGFGSPALGSGTVISSNGGRDYWGNVVSASAAPNRGAYNGPGVSNPALGVWTAVDDTTVRDGSYSGTNQSGSTATAIDVKSDATSYNREGYFKFDFSDYAGGVISEATVVLTPTATGTSGLQNTVALVSDNSWNEGTLTWNTKPSSSTVLGTYTMTSGTPVTVDITAQVQAALSAGGNKKLSLRVYSPGPVGETSYVSYASSENTDANLRPQLQITGLIASDDATVRDGTYAGSNQAGATSTTVETKNDATSYMRESYFKFNFGGYNGTVSSATITLTPTAVSATGLQNAVDLVSDNTWSESTITWNTKPASSTVLGTYTVSGGTPITINVTSQVQAAMSSGKKLSIRVYSVSPVGSNGGASYASSENSTVVQRPLLKITP
- a CDS encoding ABC transporter permease, encoding MERAVTTDRPFRAAGKAATSRHTRWKSQFALQSMVWPGVLFLLIFSYIPMYGILIAFKDYDLFLGVSGSPWVGLAHFREFFTDANFMNVLRNTLAMNILVLIFGFPAPIVFALFLNELTTAKFKRFVQTISYLPHFVSWVIFGGLIMTVLSPSNGVINMILLQLHLINEPLNFMGKPELFWFIMVGAEMLKGIGWGAIIYIAAIAGVDQELYEAAKIDGAGRFQRMWYITVPSIMGTIVIMLIFAVSSILNTGIEQMLVMQNPLNLNVSETIDTYVYKVGLQQMRYSYSTAVGLAKSLVALILLIGANQVTRKISGNSLF
- a CDS encoding NAD(P)/FAD-dependent oxidoreductase, which produces MIRKQKIVVIGAGIVGASMAYNLSKRNQDVTVIECNSTAACEVTGKSFAWINSSGRVSKKFRHLYDATLAEYHSLEKDLPDLKVNWNGALTWGVPTNVEKSHIQKLNRKQIIELEPNLKEYPEEAGFAYGEGAVDPVLTTKLLLKKAEENGANILFDTKVTQIKKESSNVVGVYTSIGFIESDIIVLATGANLPELCKPLGFDVPVAPSPSIIIRMKSKEKLIHTLISNSKFEARQLTNDIIIAAEDYIDESEENGPETIGKRAFETLRHHLNGGENLELESIKVGWRPMPEDGYPIVGFHEQIGGLYLSVMHSAITLAPIVSRLAANEIIDDVKMNELECCRLSRFIVEDMTSVPLKSDLDE